One Xiphophorus hellerii strain 12219 chromosome 1, Xiphophorus_hellerii-4.1, whole genome shotgun sequence DNA segment encodes these proteins:
- the erbb3b gene encoding receptor tyrosine-protein kinase erbB-3b isoform X2 — protein MVCAPQCNGRCFGRSPRDCCHIECAAGCKGPLDEDCFACRHFNDSGACVPQCPQTLIYNKQTFQMETNPNAKYQYGSICVSQCPTHFVVDGSSCVSVCPPDKTEMERDGQRQCELCSGFCPKVCNGTGAEHRQTVDSSNIDSFVNCTKIQGSLHFLVTGILGDDFKNIPPLDAKKLEVFRTVREITDILNIQSWPEELNNLSVFSSLSTIQGRSLYKRFSLMVMRIPTLTSLGLRSLRYINDGSVYISQNTNLCYHHTVNWTQLFRGRRVRVNNLNNNKPFAECVTEGHVCDPLCSDSGCWGPGPDQCLTCRNYSRHGTCVGSCSFLSGEKREFARSDKECVACHPECKPQRGKVSCTGTGADECVACSNLQDGPYCMSSCPSGVFDEHRGLIFKYPNKEGHCEPCHPNCTQGCVGPGLNDCKISGGSGQITGIALAVPACLIFCLGLFFLGVLYHRGLAIRRKRAMRRYLESGESFEPLGPGEKGTKVFARILRPSELKKMKLLGYGVFGTVHKGFWTPEGETVKIPVAIKTIQDSSGRQTFTEITDHLLSMGSLDYPYIVRVLGICPGPSLQLVTQLSPRGSLLEHIRQHKNSLDPQRLLNWCVQIAKGMFYLEEHRMVHRNLAARNILLKNDYQVQISDYGVADLLYPDDKKYVYTDTKTPIKWMALESILFQRYTHQSDVWSYGVTVWEMMSFGAEPYVSVQPQEVPSLLEKGERLSQPHICTIDVYMVMVKCWMIDENVRPTFKELASDFTRMARDPHRYLVIKEGEDAPPGEIQRRESERGLLDADLEDADEDGLDDGLTTPPLQHSPSWSLSRSRINSCRSGVSQSGLTGYLPMTPSPADNIRQLWFHRSRLSSVRTLPERSEVRGNGREAEGLRAGSLRRTRLGSERSSPRVALSRHRKLSTASSPSSYKVWTAQEDEEDLDHYGYVLPGSPETTERSTKRNRIPEACKGAAAKQRDGMEKDQLHCWREIKSVDHKTEVSRGICRYEYMDIRHSDSSEGGESELERCRSQTSSTTGAETDQTAGGLVKERKGEEETEICHTNKQAAVTEDPSGGVVPGADVLAAGAGTVEEYEEMSRFEKVPGERGHAEYENLPAKARAAPEETDSDRCAGIGEYIKVCAGIREPGNNTSFDNPDYWHSRLFLKPDAVRT, from the exons ATGGTGTGTGCTCCCCAGTGCAACGGACGCTGCTTTGGGAGAAGCCCCAGGGACTGCTGCCACATCGAGTGTGCAGCAGGATGCAAAGGGCCTCTGGATGAGGATTGTTTT GCATGCCGTCATTTCAATGATTCAGGAGCCTGCGTGCCTCAGTGCCCCCAGACCCTCATTTACAACAAACAGACGTTTCAAATGGAGACCAATCCCAATGCAAAGTACCAATATGGATCAATCTGTGTGTCTCAGTGTCCTA CTCATTTTGTGGTGGACGGGAGCTCCTGCGTGAGCGTCTGTCCTCCAGACAAgacagagatggagagagacgGCCAGAGGCAGTGTGAGCTCTGCAGTGGATTCTGCCCGAAAG TGTGTAACGGCACCGGCGCAGAGCACCGACAGACGGTGGATTCTAGCAACATTGACAGCTTCGTTAATTGCACCAAGATCCAGGGCAGCCTTCACTTCCTGGTCACAGGGATTCTTGG agatgattttaaaaacattccaCCACTCGATGCCAAAAAGTTGGAGGTGTTCCGCACCGTGAGGGAAATAACAG ATATTCTTAACATCCAGTCGTGGCCTGAAGAGCTAAACAACCTCTCGGTTTTTTCAAGCCTCTCGACAATTCAGGGGAGGTCGCTCTACAA GCGATTCTCTCTGATGGTGATGCGTATCCCCACTCTTACCTCCCTCGGGCTGCGCTCTCTGCGGTATATCAACGACGGCAGCGTGTACATCAGCCAGAATACCAACCTTTGTTATCACCACACTGTGAACTGGACGCAGCTGTTCAGGGGCCGCAGAGTTCGAGTCAACAACCTCAACAACAACAAGCCGTTTGCGGAGTGTG TTACAGAAGGACATGTGTGCGATCCTCTGTGTTCAGACTCAGGCTGCTGGGGCCCCGGCCCTGACCAGTGTCTTACCTGTAGGAACTACAGCCGCCACGGCACATGTGTgggaagctgcagctttttgtCTGG AGAAAAGAGGGAATTTGCAAGATCTGACAAAGAATGTGTCGCTTGTCATCCGGAGTGCAAGCCTCAGAGGGGAAAAGTCAGCTGCACAGGAACG ggGGCAGATGAATGTGTGGCTTGCTCCAATCTTCAAGATGGTCCATACTGCATGTCCTCTTGTCCCTCTGGAGTATTTGATGAACACAGAGGACTAATTTTCAAATACCCCAACAAAGAGGGCCACTGTGAACCATGTCATCCCAACTGCACACAGGG GTGCGTCGGCCCAGGTTTAAACGATTGTAAGATATCAGGCGGCAG CGGACAGATCACAGGCATAGCATTGGCAGTCCCAGCTTGTTTGATTTTCTGCCTCGGGTTGTTCTTCCTGGGTGTGTTGTACCACCGAGGCCTTGCCATCCGCCGCAAGAGAGCCATGAGAAGATACCTGGAGAGTGGAGAG AGCTTTGAGCCCCTGGGTCCGGGAGAGAAAGGCACAAAGGTTTTTGCTCGAATCTTGAGGCCATCAgagctgaaaaaaatgaaactccTTGGCTATGGTGTTTTTGGAACGGTACACAAG GGCTTTTGGACCCCAGAGGGAGAGACGGTCAAGATCCCTGTGGCAATAAAGACGATCCAAGACAGCTCAGGTCGACAAACCTTCACTGAAATCACTGAT CACTTGTTGTCCATGGGCAGCCTGGACTACCCTTACATTGTTAGGGTCCTGGGAATTTGTCCTGGTCCCAGTCTCCAGCTGGTGACCCAGCTCAGTCCCCGTGGCTCCTTACTGGAGCACATCAGACAGCATAAGAACAGCCTGGACCCCCAGCGCCTGCTCAACTGGTGTGTGCAGATCGCTAAG GGTATGTTCTACCTGGAGGAACACCGCATGGTCCACAGAAATCTGGCTGCCCGCAACATCCTGCTGAAGAACGACTACCAGGTCCAGATCTCGGACTACGGCGTGGCAGACCTCCTCTATCCTGATGACAAGAAATACGTCTACACAGATACAAAG ACACCTATAAAGTGGATGGCGCTTGAGAGCATCTTGTTTCAAAGATACACTCATCAAAGCGATGTTTGGAGTTACG GGGTGACAGTGTGGGAGATGATGTCCTTTGGGGCGGAGCCGTACGTGTCAGTGCAGCCTCAGGAAGTGCCGAGCCTTTTGGAGAAGGGCGAGCGCCTGTCACAGCCCCACATCTGCACCATCGATGTCTACATGGTCATGGTTAAAT gCTGGATGATTGACGAGAACGTGAGGCCAACCTTCAAAGAGCTAGCAAGTGATTTTACACGGATGGCAAGAGATCCACATAGATACCTTGTCATCAAG GAAGGGGAAGACGCCCCCCCTGGAGAAATCCAACGAAGAGAGTCAGAGCGAGGACTTCTGGATGCAGATTTGGAAGACGCAGATGAGGACGGGCTGGACGATGGCTTGACTACACCTCCTCTCCAGCACTCTCCATCGTGGAGTCTTTCTCGTTCAAGGATAAATTCCTGCAGg agTGGTGTATCTCAGTCTGGCCTGACCGGATACCTACCAATGACTCCAAGTCCAGCAGACAACATCCGTCAG CTGTGGTTTCACCGGTCTCGCCTGAGCTCTGTGCGGACACTGCctgaaaggtcagaggtcagaggaaatGGCAGGGAGGCAGAGGGGTTACGGGCTGGAAGCCTTCGCCGAACAAGGCTAGGCTCAGAGAGGAGCAGCCCTCGTGTAGCTTTAAGTCGTCACAGGAAGCTTTCCACGGCCTCCAGTCCATCCTCCTACAAGGTGTGGACGGCacaggaggatgaggaggatttGGACCACTATGGCTACGTTCTGCCTGGGTCGCCTGAAACCACAGAAAGAA GTACAAAACGTAATCGGATACCTGAGGCTTGCAAAGGAGCAGCAGCAAAGCAAAGAGACGGAATGGAGAAAGATCAGCTCCACTGCTGGAGAGAGATCAAATCTGTGGATCATAAAACAGAGGTGAGCCGAGGGATTTGTAGATATGAATACATGGATATCAGGCACTCAGACTCTTCAGAAGGAGGTGAGTCAGAATTGGAGAGATGTCGGAGTCAAACATCTTCAACGACTGGAGCGGAGACAGACCAAACAGCAGGGGGCTTGGTCAAAGAGAGGAAGGGggaagaagaaactgaaatttgccacacaaataaacaaGCCGCAGTAACAGAGGATCCTAGTGGTGGTGTTGTGCCCGGGGCAGATGTCTTGGCAGCTGGAGCCGGTACGGTGGAGGAGTATGAGGAGATGAGCAGATTTGAAAAGGTGCCGGGTGAACGGGGGCACGCGGAATATGAGAACCTCCCAGCGAAGGCGAGGGCTGCTCCCGAGGAGACGGACAGTGACAGGTGTGCAGGGATCGGGGAATACATCAAGGTGTGTGCTGGCATCAGGGAACCTGGCAACAACACATCGTTTGACAACCCAGACTACTGGCACAGCAGGCTGTTCCTCAAACCAGATGCTGTACGCACATAA
- the erbb3b gene encoding receptor tyrosine-protein kinase erbB-3b isoform X1, which yields MDQQQVLLLCVALSWRIHTGSTQSHEEVCPGTQNGLSSTGSQETQYNLIKDRYSGCEIIMGNLEITQIESNWDFSFLKTIREVTGYVLIAMNHVQEIPLGQLRVIRGNTLYERRFALSVFFNYPKEGSNGLRQLGLLNLTEILEGGVQIINNKFLSYGPLIFWQDIVRDNSAPIDIQNNGERGPCHKSCGDYCWGPNKDQCQILTKMVCAPQCNGRCFGRSPRDCCHIECAAGCKGPLDEDCFACRHFNDSGACVPQCPQTLIYNKQTFQMETNPNAKYQYGSICVSQCPTHFVVDGSSCVSVCPPDKTEMERDGQRQCELCSGFCPKVCNGTGAEHRQTVDSSNIDSFVNCTKIQGSLHFLVTGILGDDFKNIPPLDAKKLEVFRTVREITDILNIQSWPEELNNLSVFSSLSTIQGRSLYKRFSLMVMRIPTLTSLGLRSLRYINDGSVYISQNTNLCYHHTVNWTQLFRGRRVRVNNLNNNKPFAECVTEGHVCDPLCSDSGCWGPGPDQCLTCRNYSRHGTCVGSCSFLSGEKREFARSDKECVACHPECKPQRGKVSCTGTGADECVACSNLQDGPYCMSSCPSGVFDEHRGLIFKYPNKEGHCEPCHPNCTQGCVGPGLNDCKISGGSGQITGIALAVPACLIFCLGLFFLGVLYHRGLAIRRKRAMRRYLESGESFEPLGPGEKGTKVFARILRPSELKKMKLLGYGVFGTVHKGFWTPEGETVKIPVAIKTIQDSSGRQTFTEITDHLLSMGSLDYPYIVRVLGICPGPSLQLVTQLSPRGSLLEHIRQHKNSLDPQRLLNWCVQIAKGMFYLEEHRMVHRNLAARNILLKNDYQVQISDYGVADLLYPDDKKYVYTDTKTPIKWMALESILFQRYTHQSDVWSYGVTVWEMMSFGAEPYVSVQPQEVPSLLEKGERLSQPHICTIDVYMVMVKCWMIDENVRPTFKELASDFTRMARDPHRYLVIKEGEDAPPGEIQRRESERGLLDADLEDADEDGLDDGLTTPPLQHSPSWSLSRSRINSCRSGVSQSGLTGYLPMTPSPADNIRQLWFHRSRLSSVRTLPERSEVRGNGREAEGLRAGSLRRTRLGSERSSPRVALSRHRKLSTASSPSSYKVWTAQEDEEDLDHYGYVLPGSPETTERSTKRNRIPEACKGAAAKQRDGMEKDQLHCWREIKSVDHKTEVSRGICRYEYMDIRHSDSSEGGESELERCRSQTSSTTGAETDQTAGGLVKERKGEEETEICHTNKQAAVTEDPSGGVVPGADVLAAGAGTVEEYEEMSRFEKVPGERGHAEYENLPAKARAAPEETDSDRCAGIGEYIKVCAGIREPGNNTSFDNPDYWHSRLFLKPDAVRT from the exons ATGGACCAGCAGCAAGTCCTGTTACTTTGTGTGGCTTTGTCATGGAGGATACACACTGGGTCCACTCAATCACATGAAG AGGTGTGTCCGGGTACCCAGAACGGTCTGAGCTCCACCGGGTCTCAGGAGACTCAGTACAACCTGATCAAGGACCGCTACAGCGGCTGTGAGATCATCATGGGGAACCTAGAGATCACTCAGATTGAGAGTAACTGGGACTTCTCCTTCCTCAAG ACAATCCGTGAGGTGACCGGTTACGTCCTCATTGCTATGAACCACGTTCAGGAGATTCCCTTAGGACAGCTGCGGGTGATCAGAGGAAACACTCTGTATGAAAGACGCTTCGCTCTGTCGGTTTTTTTCAACTATCCCAAAGAAGGCTCCAACGGTCTGCGACAGCTCGGACTCCTAAACCTGACAG AGATTCTGGAGGGTGGAGTGCAGATTATTAACAACAAATTCCTGAGTTATGGCCCCTTGATCTTCTGGCAAGATATTGTTCGAGACAACAGCGCTCCGATTGACATCCAAAATAATGGGGAGAGAG gcCCGTGTCACAAATCTTGCGGCGATTACTGCTGGGGACCCAATAAGGACCAGTGTCAGATCT TGACTAAGATGGTGTGTGCTCCCCAGTGCAACGGACGCTGCTTTGGGAGAAGCCCCAGGGACTGCTGCCACATCGAGTGTGCAGCAGGATGCAAAGGGCCTCTGGATGAGGATTGTTTT GCATGCCGTCATTTCAATGATTCAGGAGCCTGCGTGCCTCAGTGCCCCCAGACCCTCATTTACAACAAACAGACGTTTCAAATGGAGACCAATCCCAATGCAAAGTACCAATATGGATCAATCTGTGTGTCTCAGTGTCCTA CTCATTTTGTGGTGGACGGGAGCTCCTGCGTGAGCGTCTGTCCTCCAGACAAgacagagatggagagagacgGCCAGAGGCAGTGTGAGCTCTGCAGTGGATTCTGCCCGAAAG TGTGTAACGGCACCGGCGCAGAGCACCGACAGACGGTGGATTCTAGCAACATTGACAGCTTCGTTAATTGCACCAAGATCCAGGGCAGCCTTCACTTCCTGGTCACAGGGATTCTTGG agatgattttaaaaacattccaCCACTCGATGCCAAAAAGTTGGAGGTGTTCCGCACCGTGAGGGAAATAACAG ATATTCTTAACATCCAGTCGTGGCCTGAAGAGCTAAACAACCTCTCGGTTTTTTCAAGCCTCTCGACAATTCAGGGGAGGTCGCTCTACAA GCGATTCTCTCTGATGGTGATGCGTATCCCCACTCTTACCTCCCTCGGGCTGCGCTCTCTGCGGTATATCAACGACGGCAGCGTGTACATCAGCCAGAATACCAACCTTTGTTATCACCACACTGTGAACTGGACGCAGCTGTTCAGGGGCCGCAGAGTTCGAGTCAACAACCTCAACAACAACAAGCCGTTTGCGGAGTGTG TTACAGAAGGACATGTGTGCGATCCTCTGTGTTCAGACTCAGGCTGCTGGGGCCCCGGCCCTGACCAGTGTCTTACCTGTAGGAACTACAGCCGCCACGGCACATGTGTgggaagctgcagctttttgtCTGG AGAAAAGAGGGAATTTGCAAGATCTGACAAAGAATGTGTCGCTTGTCATCCGGAGTGCAAGCCTCAGAGGGGAAAAGTCAGCTGCACAGGAACG ggGGCAGATGAATGTGTGGCTTGCTCCAATCTTCAAGATGGTCCATACTGCATGTCCTCTTGTCCCTCTGGAGTATTTGATGAACACAGAGGACTAATTTTCAAATACCCCAACAAAGAGGGCCACTGTGAACCATGTCATCCCAACTGCACACAGGG GTGCGTCGGCCCAGGTTTAAACGATTGTAAGATATCAGGCGGCAG CGGACAGATCACAGGCATAGCATTGGCAGTCCCAGCTTGTTTGATTTTCTGCCTCGGGTTGTTCTTCCTGGGTGTGTTGTACCACCGAGGCCTTGCCATCCGCCGCAAGAGAGCCATGAGAAGATACCTGGAGAGTGGAGAG AGCTTTGAGCCCCTGGGTCCGGGAGAGAAAGGCACAAAGGTTTTTGCTCGAATCTTGAGGCCATCAgagctgaaaaaaatgaaactccTTGGCTATGGTGTTTTTGGAACGGTACACAAG GGCTTTTGGACCCCAGAGGGAGAGACGGTCAAGATCCCTGTGGCAATAAAGACGATCCAAGACAGCTCAGGTCGACAAACCTTCACTGAAATCACTGAT CACTTGTTGTCCATGGGCAGCCTGGACTACCCTTACATTGTTAGGGTCCTGGGAATTTGTCCTGGTCCCAGTCTCCAGCTGGTGACCCAGCTCAGTCCCCGTGGCTCCTTACTGGAGCACATCAGACAGCATAAGAACAGCCTGGACCCCCAGCGCCTGCTCAACTGGTGTGTGCAGATCGCTAAG GGTATGTTCTACCTGGAGGAACACCGCATGGTCCACAGAAATCTGGCTGCCCGCAACATCCTGCTGAAGAACGACTACCAGGTCCAGATCTCGGACTACGGCGTGGCAGACCTCCTCTATCCTGATGACAAGAAATACGTCTACACAGATACAAAG ACACCTATAAAGTGGATGGCGCTTGAGAGCATCTTGTTTCAAAGATACACTCATCAAAGCGATGTTTGGAGTTACG GGGTGACAGTGTGGGAGATGATGTCCTTTGGGGCGGAGCCGTACGTGTCAGTGCAGCCTCAGGAAGTGCCGAGCCTTTTGGAGAAGGGCGAGCGCCTGTCACAGCCCCACATCTGCACCATCGATGTCTACATGGTCATGGTTAAAT gCTGGATGATTGACGAGAACGTGAGGCCAACCTTCAAAGAGCTAGCAAGTGATTTTACACGGATGGCAAGAGATCCACATAGATACCTTGTCATCAAG GAAGGGGAAGACGCCCCCCCTGGAGAAATCCAACGAAGAGAGTCAGAGCGAGGACTTCTGGATGCAGATTTGGAAGACGCAGATGAGGACGGGCTGGACGATGGCTTGACTACACCTCCTCTCCAGCACTCTCCATCGTGGAGTCTTTCTCGTTCAAGGATAAATTCCTGCAGg agTGGTGTATCTCAGTCTGGCCTGACCGGATACCTACCAATGACTCCAAGTCCAGCAGACAACATCCGTCAG CTGTGGTTTCACCGGTCTCGCCTGAGCTCTGTGCGGACACTGCctgaaaggtcagaggtcagaggaaatGGCAGGGAGGCAGAGGGGTTACGGGCTGGAAGCCTTCGCCGAACAAGGCTAGGCTCAGAGAGGAGCAGCCCTCGTGTAGCTTTAAGTCGTCACAGGAAGCTTTCCACGGCCTCCAGTCCATCCTCCTACAAGGTGTGGACGGCacaggaggatgaggaggatttGGACCACTATGGCTACGTTCTGCCTGGGTCGCCTGAAACCACAGAAAGAA GTACAAAACGTAATCGGATACCTGAGGCTTGCAAAGGAGCAGCAGCAAAGCAAAGAGACGGAATGGAGAAAGATCAGCTCCACTGCTGGAGAGAGATCAAATCTGTGGATCATAAAACAGAGGTGAGCCGAGGGATTTGTAGATATGAATACATGGATATCAGGCACTCAGACTCTTCAGAAGGAGGTGAGTCAGAATTGGAGAGATGTCGGAGTCAAACATCTTCAACGACTGGAGCGGAGACAGACCAAACAGCAGGGGGCTTGGTCAAAGAGAGGAAGGGggaagaagaaactgaaatttgccacacaaataaacaaGCCGCAGTAACAGAGGATCCTAGTGGTGGTGTTGTGCCCGGGGCAGATGTCTTGGCAGCTGGAGCCGGTACGGTGGAGGAGTATGAGGAGATGAGCAGATTTGAAAAGGTGCCGGGTGAACGGGGGCACGCGGAATATGAGAACCTCCCAGCGAAGGCGAGGGCTGCTCCCGAGGAGACGGACAGTGACAGGTGTGCAGGGATCGGGGAATACATCAAGGTGTGTGCTGGCATCAGGGAACCTGGCAACAACACATCGTTTGACAACCCAGACTACTGGCACAGCAGGCTGTTCCTCAAACCAGATGCTGTACGCACATAA